cagttctaaatctctattctatagcttggacacaccaactcagtggtttaatcgtttactcagtggtgcatgcggttagtgccttgctttgggaacctgaggtcatgggttcgaatcccagctcttactttcacttattgagatttccttttgtgttcccatttaacacgttcttctcaacctgtctggttttccacacgtgttatatttttgccatctttactgttgttgctccgcactgcatggttctgctctgcatttgctttgctttgcttcgggttcgggctctgtattgcgcgctttctgcgctttgcgcatttgctgcgtcgtgtggtttttgctgtgttTTGGGTGCttattgcgctgaaggtgcttgaccccgcaattgctgcttgcagctatatttctcaTAATGATCATTCATtgttatgaaaaaataaatatgaatgtaTATTCACATTTTCAGGGtgtataaatatgaattaataattaataGTGGTGTATAAAGTTGACTTTGCTTGTATTGtggaaataaatgtttatgaatatGAAAGAACGCTTattattgtgttatttttaatggTTTTTGGTGAGGTCTGATGCCCATTCcaactaaaacagtaaatgttcaTGATTTAATTTGAAATAACTAACAAAATTCTATTTTCTGTTcaaatttcatgcaaatatctgataaaatgagaaaattataagcaaaaacatgtgaataaCAGCATTTTTGGTCCACACATTCCATAGACATCCATATATAACTTTTCCTCTGAAttctaaaacttaaaatatcataactttctcaatcCTCAACGGATTTTTACAATCCAGCTATCTTTGTAAATGAGAATGTCTGCTCTGTCTAGtcatgtgatacattttgagtTTGGGGGgttttgaaaattttgtcatcatacctacaatctcccccctgactgagagagattcaaacttgcACAGGAAACGTTTGCactaaactgtgagaaaacataaatctgaaataattttcCACTTAACAGAgctgtggtgtactcacacaacataataaattaatgaataatgaatgaataaatgtggtaacgttacctttaaaaggtcttGAATGTTTGGTTgagaacagacagacagtcagttaacgttagtccttactgagagagaaacacataaatatgaattaattttccacttacataactgtggtgtactcacacaacataataaattaattaataaatgtggtaacatAAAACCTTTCAAAGGTAACAAGTAAATGACTGTTTGGTGGCGAGTAGACATTCAGTCAGTCAATCTTCCCCTGActgactgagagagattcaaacttgcgtaagaatttatattttatatattgcaAAAATTACGTTCTTAATTAAGGTGGCAGTCTAGGAGATGAATCTTAAGGTAACAGCAAGTTGAAAAAGTAATAATGTATGGGCAGGTAAGAGCCACTAAACACAAAAAGGTATACTGAGAAGTATTTTATTGTTTGGAGCTCTTTTCTCAGttaaaaaattaagataagGAGGCAGACAAAAAATTCAAGAGGGGAAAgcccaaaataacaaacaaaatgaCCCTCTGACTAGTTAGATGTGTAACTGCTAAGCTAGCAACagaaaatgaaataaacaacaaaagtATACTCTACCTCCCTGACTAGAagaaaaacaagagaaaacataTAACAAAAAGGAATAAGCAGGCACCCACCTCCCTAAAGATTCGAGAGTTCAAGATGTAaaattaacactctggggtcgacggtggcgcgggcgccgcaaactctttatttttcaatcactccgcaaagagacttaaattactctgctgatttttgacatacagatatgatttatacatcatttcaaatgttaaagtgtctagtttttttctgtccactcccaataaaaacagaatgttgtgcttttcgcaaaattaagaaaataaacatgatgcacgttctgttctctctccctcagtgaagtcctttcagaaacgtgtcagaaaaataaactgtaacttaacgaatacttggtgtagaaacaaaagataaatgtctacataatgcttggaatgtctccttttaaatgatataagtgaaattgaaaacagatattgtcattcggtgtaaactgtattagaaggaggagaagtaccgtatttcgccagttacctcattatctgtaatgagatcggatcgccacacccccgcgccattgaagtgaatgaggagaaacatccatatgcatgactcgtgcctcctgcagtcaatggatatgcaatccacaatccagtctctccattccttgttgttccatccgattgcaccaaacatgacataaatccttatttccttgcgtatgtgtgtcagtatctccagacgcgagtgttttctttgttcttccgtcaaacagttcacgcgattggaacacacatacacaaacacgcgagtcaggaaactcgacgcgctttttggtattcttatataatgcgcgattccaaacagtacaatccttatttagttgcgtctaagcgcatatctccgcacagcaagtttattaaacacaggatcactcgcgtgtgcacacattcactgctttcatgatcaacacgtgaggtaatggcggcggttgtaaacaaacattgatacgtttactacgcgtgtcccttgttgtgtttctactataatgattacaaatacacaaataagagtccagacaacgataggcagttgttcttttgagctttttactgcacaaaagtaaacctctcgctggccaaccaaacactaaccctgggttgaagtgtgttcatgttaagatggccaaacagtatctttaccatgattaagctactatggtttttaaaaggtaacttatacttgtgaaattaatagaaaatatttcaatagaaatatatataaatatatataatgtgtgtgtgtgtgtatttacattatattgaaaagtaaaccttatcatggttttactacagagaaagttattcctgttgaacatccacacaaggctcattagtgggtcattattcaactcttttgtctctcagctgtcaatcactgattattcaggagctttcccgcctccatgcatacagcctatcccaagcaaaagtgtcttagaaattgtaaatcaatatcttgctttatgtgattgagtaggccatatgattttcacatcattttgaagaaaaaactctagactactagatccagtttggaaagtcttgggaaaacatgtttagaatgagttttgtggagttatatcagtgacttaaaaattttgctttttcaaaaaccacgcataaacatttttctctcaaaaatacaaacatgtacatacatgttgattatatgatattgtagcccagtttgtgatgaacacagtgttatgagacttttgccattaatatgtttttagacaactgaaaaaagcacaaatgtcagtgcatgtcaaaacttcccaagggccctaaaaaccccttagaccccagagggttaaagtaGTTCCACTAAAGGGCTACAACCAGCCAGATAGTAACACACAATACAACAAAGAGTCAAAATACTAGGGATGGCTCCCGCGAAACTTACGTTTCGACACTGTGTCGAGATCCCAAAGCGTAAATGTTTCAAAACACTGCTCCGAAATGTGATTCaaaacacccatgtcacgtgatgaagtgattcgaaacaccaaGCGGTGCATTTCACAAGCATTTCGAAAGGTGGCGTACCTGTCGAATCTGCTTCGAATCTTAAACTGACAGGGTAGGAAACAAAACTGACAATACCTCATAGATGCGTTTTTGGCAAGATCAAAAACTATAAATTatggtattaaaaacgcgttgtgcaaatgagcggtaaaaacaaGCTCGGCATTttcgtactcaagagcatgaatcctatctttcataggaatgaaacactcgcttcgcgtcagtggaaagtggtcCCTTAAATATGACCATgagtttctttcataagatttgaactgaggcgggtctgcattagcgcgcgcctgtcttgtccgtctccatggttcGTTTGCGCgtccccgcccatcaatcatccgTTGCGCATCTTTTCAcattgctttttttaaatatttttttactcagtaacggatatgatttaaaatgtagcgaagtacaatacttttaactctttccccgccattgacgagatatctcgtcaatctgcaataccgcatcttataaaaaactgaagtattgccctagggcagaCAGCTGTATGtcagtgtatgttttaaagattgctctgcatctgatctctatcaaaagtccttcacaaaaatggaattatctcagctttttgctcaaaatttggtgtttttgatgaaacctacacatatttgagaggtgataaaaagagaaaacatgaaggtaggatgaaacaggtttttttgtttgaaagcagagggtctgttctttcatttcatatattgtatgtttatatatttaaaaagcagcattttctggaaggcattaaacttttgtgaaaatcatgaaaaatgctggtggtgaaagagttaaacaaaacatacttaagtaaaagtaaaagtacagattttaaaaactactcaaaaaagtaaaagtacacaaaaaactactcaattacagtaaagtgagtaaatgtaattcgttactttccacctctagACAATATCAACAATCACATTCTAAAAATGACCTAGTATAGTTAAATAATAGGTCTGCAACATATTATACATCATATTATTCAAATATTGAAAGGATTATTTAGATATTTGCCTCAGCTTTGTTGTTTCTTTTGCGATCAGCAATGCGTGTCTATCACTGCTTCCGTGTCTATGAAGTTACACGCGTCTCTTTGTCTCAGTTTAGACTGAATAGGTCACTTAAGCATTTAGtcatttttttttgataactaaTTTTATTTACTTGATGTTTTTTATCATTCACCTGAGGCTGGGAGGTtattaacacatttttctgtggtgtgacaaactcagGATACATGTTTTAAATCACTTTATACAGACTTTAATTTAGTTATAGGGCAGGAACATTGCTGCCCTTCAGTGATTGAACTCTTTCACACTGTAATTTAAAACTGAAGAGCAGTAATGTGTTTATTCTTTGTCATAAAATAGACTGGGCATCCTGTTCTTCCAACATTGTTGGAACCTCTTTTAAATACAGTGCATCCCTGTTTATGGAGAAACAGACAGTGAGTCCACAGCAGCCTGAACACTGTGTGTAGAAGCTTTGTGGCCTCACACACATTGTGTTTAATGGTTTTCATGGAGAATGAAAATAGCCTCCAGGATCCCAAAGCGACTGCAGTCTGAACCCTAACCTTtctgttgccatggaaacattCAGAAAACGTTTGTGCCTCCCAATTATCTCCCATATTTGGAGGTAGGTTCTGGTATACCTGCTGGTTCTGACCTATTAGACCAATCATGTTACCAGGGAACCCACTGCTCTACATATTTTGCATGTGtcccttatctaacacacctaATTCAGgtcatcagctcattaagggagagatccatgagaagaactgggtgtgtcagttaaCGGAGACATATAAAGTATGTAGAGCTGTGGGTCCCCTgagacaagattgaaaaccactgtaaTAGACTATACTCTCtgtgctacccagtctcacaaagtttcgtgatatagtctcgtattttttttattcttttttcgtgctattatcacgaaatttcgtgttttttcgtgatcgtataacgaattcctgttttcatgTGATTATCACGCAGTGCTGGGCGGTAAACCGGTTCAAATCGAAAACCGGTTTTGTTTTTCGTTACGATTTAAATTTGTAATAAACCCCTATACCAGTGTATTTAATTACACGACGTTCGGAACTAACTTTACGCTCCGCCGCGCGACACGGTTTCAGACGGACCCTTTACAATGTTGCACTTCCTTAGCAGCGACGAGTGGACGAGCAGTGCTCGGGTGTTATGTTACAGTGAAGATGGATGCTGAACATGAAACAGAAGAACTTGTGCCAAAAAAAGGAGCCGGGTCTGTTGTTTGGAGGTTTTTTGGTTTCCAAAAATCCGACGTCGACCAAACAACCATTTTATGCAAGTGCTGTCGGGCTAAAATTCAAGCCAAAGGCGGCAACACGAGCAATTTGCTCCAGCACCTTAGCCGCAAGCACGTCTTGGAATATCAAGAATGTATGAAGTTAAAGTCAGCGGACTCAGCACCCTCCACATCAGCAGGTAACACGGGGAAACCAAAAGAAAAGTCTAGCCAAATGTCACTTAAAGACGCGTTCGCTAGAGGGACTTTCTACGACAGAAAAAGCAAACGGTGGATTGAGATTACAAACTCGATCACTAACCACATTGCCAAAGACATGGTCCCGCTTATTACAGTCGAAAAAGACGGTTTTAAGCAGATGATAAAGACGCTGGATCCCAGGTATGAAATGCCGAGCAGAAAGTACTTTAGCCAAGTTGCTATCCCCAACTTGTACCAAAAGCACAGAGCTAAGCTCGAAACAGACCTGGCAACCGTCCACCACTTCGCAGCAACGACTGATTTGTGGTCCAGTCGCACTATGGAGCCTTATCTGAGCCTTACGGTTCACTTTATAAGTGAAGAATGGGTGTTGCAAAGTCATTGTTTGCAGACAAGCTACTTTCCTAATGACCATACTGGAGAGTTTCTCGCAGCAGGCCTGAAAGAGGCATTTGATTCCTGGGGACTTTCAGAGCAGAAGCTAGTGGCCATCACTACAGACAGTGGAGCCAACATCAAGAAGGCTATTGAACTGAACAATTGGACAAGACTCCAGTGCTTTGGTCACAGGCTTCATCTAGCCATAGGTAAGCAATAGTTATAAGTGAACTATACTTGATAGCTGTAAAATGATATAAGACATTTTCTGttcattattataattatttttataatttatttattaaattgcatttattaataataatgattatgatgataataataataataataataataacaataataattatgaaaataaaatgatgataatgatttgataaCAATACTCATAaaaatgatgatgataataataatatcatcatcattattattattattattattattattatatcatcatcatcatcatcattattatgAGTATTGTAATCATTCATTTGGTTTGGGGCTAAAGTAAAATCAATGTTTTAATTAACATTAGGAAAAGTGAActaatatataattatttgcAATTTTTTCAGAGACAGCTATGAAAGATGACCGCATACAACGTGCAGTAGGTGTCTGCAAAAGAATTGTGTCAGCCTTCTCATACTCTTGGAAGAAAAGGAGGGACCTGGCTATTGTTCAGAACGATCTGGGTCTTCCAAAGCATGTGCTCACAACTGAGATGCCTACAAGGTGGGGATCGCATCAAATGATGATTAAAAGAGTACTTGAGCAAGAGAGGGCAAGATGTAGATGTCCTAGAAGCTGTCAACAAGGTGTTGAGCCCACTCCAGGACTTCACTGATGCCTTGTCAGGAGAGCAATATGTCAGTGTCTCCTACCTCAAGCCAGTGCTCAGTCTCTTCAACACATCCATTCTTGCTGAGGAAGAGAGTGATACTCAGCTGACGAAGGATGTGAAGAGAAACATTCTAGCTTACTTGAATGAGAAATATTCCGATCAGGTCACAGATGACCTGCTTGACATTGCATCACTTCTTGACCCACGGTTTAGAACCAAGTATATGGATAAAGAAAAGGTGGAGCGGGTTCTATCCAGAGCAGTTGAAGAGATAGTGCTACTAATAAAGGCTCAACAGGACACACTCTCAGGGGCTGCTGGTGCAGCAGAAGCAGAGCCTGTTCCTCCTCCTGAGGAAAAAAGACTTTGGCCAGCTTTTTCAAAAGGCAGAGCACCACCAGCAACAGCACACTCGCAGTGCCAGACGACCAAAGCATCAGAATGGAGCTGACAGTCTATTTACAGACCACAGAGGTTGACAGTGATACAGATCCTTTAGACTGGTGGAGATGCCATCAGACAAATTTCCCTCGCATTGCCAAGCTAGCTCAGCAGTATTTATGCATCCCTGCCACCAGTGCTCCATCTGAGAGAGTTTTCAGCACTGGTGGCAACATTGTCACTTGCCACTGGGCCGCACTCAAACCAGATGCTGTGGACCGTCTCGTTTTCCTGGCAAAAAATTTGTAAATGTTGAAATGTGTGAttattgtttacatttatacaggATAATAATCCTGTGAGCCAAGTTGCAGTTGCACTTTATATTTATTCTATATGTTCTGGTTTTAAAGCAATACTTTTGAAGGAATAACTAATGCAAGTtgcataattttatttttgtagacCTCAAAAGCAATGCAAGACAAGTTAATATTTACTTGAATAAACGTAATGTTACTGGGCTTGTACTTGaagaaaaagtattttaagttaatttaagTGGACTTGTTCTTATTTTGttgttcaaaataaaatatcaaaataaatgttctgtATTTTGACAGGAATTGTCTTTGCATTCTGATCCTCAGTTCATTAGAATCATGACTGGCTCTTATTTGTAAACAACAGCATAATTTTCTGGGGCCATGCAAGCCTGTATTACTACTACTATTGTGGAATTATTTTACAATATTCACTAATGACAGTAAAATAGACCATCCTCAATTTACTGCAGTAATTCCTTTCTCAACCAGCAGAAAATGCATTTAACACCTGACTATGCATGAAAAAAAACCCGTAAAAAAACGAAAACCGGcataattttgaaaaaaaccttGATGTTCATTTTTGGTCAAACCGCCCAGCActattatcacgtattggttactcaactgctttttcctatttttaaaccattgtcgcttcggtttagggttagatttggtgcatgcattagaatgtcactttatatattggtttatactattttttctgattaatttttttatatgtcgcctggcgttagggttagagttgggtttggttagggatgtcattttatgtaaatctaaccctaaaccgaagcgacaatggtaagaaaataggacaaaacagttgagtaaccaatacgtgataatcacacgaaaacaggaattcgttatacgatcacgaaaaaagaatcaaaaaaatacgtgactatataacgaaatttcgtgagactgggctgctCTGTGACAGACCTGCTCAAATGATGCCTGGACTGTGTGTTTAATACATTCAGGAGATATGACGGAACACTGATTTCTCAACCAAAGGTGTGTTAAGCGCACTTGTGGAAAGGCAAGAGAGATTACTGGTACAAAAATAAATGGGTACAGTTGTGAGCCACTGTGTATAGGGATTTCACAGTGTGACCTTGCTTGATTATATGAATAGTCCCAGAGCTAAGTGAAAGACTGACATGAGAACTGTGAAAAACAGAGGCACAAAAACCTATTGAGAAGAAAATGTGTAAGATCAGTCATCTGTTTGCTGCTTAATAAGCTTCTAgattaccatgtttgaaagattcactcacaatgcaatggTGACATgattaatttacaggctgtacGTCAAAGCAGGAgcaattatgataatgtcgttTAATTATTCACATATAATGCACACacaaggtggtaatgtggcacaACTCGGGCGTGCATTATTTtccaaatgcatttgcgcccattcGTGCATTCATGGATGTGCTGGTCTAAAAATGAGGTGTGGAAAGGCACATTGTTGgcgcattgctattttgaggcaactaaatgactatgccattgaccaacttaaacctggtctaaagtcaatggcgcaatactGTTTtggttatttaaatacaaaatggGCGACAATGCGTGTTTGCCATCACACACATGGATCTAGACTTTGGTCTCAAAAGGGATGTTACCTAATTTCGCTTCTATCTGTCactatgttaatcaaacaattaATCTCTCACTACTTTTGACTAAATCACTTTTATACCTTTAACATTACTGAATTATAtgcattattgtttattatccttatttcatcactgactgtttatcttcagtgagcttgagttttgttattGTGTAATATACGCACGTTGTGCACAATGCGCTGTCTCTAttgtaacataaaaaaattgttgataaaggtacagtcatTCAATTTACAATTGTCACTATGGTTTGCAGAATTCCTGTGCTAATTGTACACGAGTTT
Above is a window of Paramisgurnus dabryanus chromosome 13, PD_genome_1.1, whole genome shotgun sequence DNA encoding:
- the LOC141279944 gene encoding E3 SUMO-protein ligase ZBED1-like; the encoded protein is MDAEHETEELVPKKGAGSVVWRFFGFQKSDVDQTTILCKCCRAKIQAKGGNTSNLLQHLSRKHVLEYQECMKLKSADSAPSTSAGNTGKPKEKSSQMSLKDAFARGTFYDRKSKRWIEITNSITNHIAKDMVPLITVEKDGFKQMIKTLDPRYEMPSRKYFSQVAIPNLYQKHRAKLETDLATVHHFAATTDLWSSRTMEPYLSLTVHFISEEWVLQSHCLQTSYFPNDHTGEFLAAGLKEAFDSWGLSEQKLVAITTDSGANIKKAIELNNWTRLQCFGHRLHLAIEYLSKRGQDVDVLEAVNKVLSPLQDFTDALSGEQYVSVSYLKPVLSLFNTSILAEEESDTQLTKDVKRNILAYLNEKYSDQVTDDLLDIASLLDPRFRTKYMDKEKVERVLSRAVEEIVLLIKAQQDTLSGAAGAAEAEPVPPPEEKRLWPAFSKGRAPPATAHSQCQTTKASEWS